The Eurosta solidaginis isolate ZX-2024a chromosome 4, ASM4086904v1, whole genome shotgun sequence genome includes a window with the following:
- the LOC137249324 gene encoding uncharacterized protein codes for MEPAAELEKQQQSDFAKRVNEMQKFLPCLEQRIENATQQNVKDEELRGWKLLRQVLCSEEQIAGMSGSLTLEDLDEYAAMLRDAENVPTKATSTKILDSGKESSKENNTSNKGVTGTPLNDQKKNAETDKKTNCTKNFNEEAKKPEDGSGNNKEVQNEDTSTKHLNGASETTASDFGLENNTLRKERIASTSDTSCVDSENKNESTDTARALQKNGNEDLGGEQKSEVVPPAVDKAQQNEEIFEPPDDLEEIEYEGVELIKMPEETAEDEMILPDSADEADFTLHESGSEEEAGEEGEEEEEQEEHQQMVNKDNERQVGEDDEDEEQQLEPTEGIHEEMRVEKDEEEMEVEKEEDEDGYDDKTESNENAAEKSAPLINADNEVSGDSVEIESVKYQEETTTHTSDSNSCKDVDDVENKNANDDNAAASTASDAEVEVIEETTTAREIEEEGSSNSLPAEHIFDLDSQSGHTHESTNDCDDPLGQAEATKERQNSQEAVETTGSTSKLSELHNDDDDDDDVEIIESRNSPICLDTDDDEEDAQNELNKKPNTRSLTTTTPKKIIDSRNANTITRTSIQAIKRTTETIDLLDSSDEETRSNMRRHPKRATNLRLTLTKSLVRMPTTVQQSTRGRKRTLLPTGQTHKPLKISQVLSGAAVPANCRAFNSKTQPATNAQTTNSTKSVLLFPPTSFKPTPQSNFLNAVNLLPTAATTGDNPLAFSATLSNKNIIIPNAFYANRRTTAKESEAAPAQKGESSTTTSLSPSAATKISSSEPAASTPDAAVSKAVPKVQTITVTQQQERVYREWLDEFIDNFANPQQIASHSCLVLLQSALKYKSFARIKDLRTALNTRAFTSNSIADGQLTRELHNNFYTPDCRLTSEGFRFCAAACTQIGNNVTLMADARTGRTTVRTSIYDELLAKYGLINNSGAGGTLSDDKRKRFKGDDEYTPAKYYENKVDPPKSGERRKSLRQHRTRCYDETYLYEPVEGEMDDEPLANVIRKSGGVISSKSRQEAQMMDLVQRKAEEKRLEAKRQREQQVKSFESAYLEMFANTLRDNRKVFGKKAPAAAADSSESATSSRRSTDTNNAPQIVIDDEEDEASFEDDEPRSHRIYKVVPTNLIAAPRYPPKRDDDKEEEFENIYDDTAPNTKGVKRGRPRKQDHKNMKTQKNKNEPELITCDSTSGDSSDNESPENNDAADQSVPKNVNQNWHAGTDWCRICNKRIPRTVAHYVNEHPNNEVYISRIQKNYLTRLRQQGGQILKMHPYINGQEQYAAECAFCNKTCCFKISYWYQHYAMHTGEYAYRCSGCNVRKPTRSAMTVHINQPCRKRGKLLEDYTYSPRSKYIEVRVCKLCNYTQLNQRNVWKHLRTQHGVKHSQKKNIESIILLRMPEPEVDEMLEDAKEFMDLSSGGDENGDSNQMAMTFNYDNLNDVAAQLDGVSGGMWDDGDPTDDLSYMICGMLDVEMKNDAV; via the exons ATGGAACCGGCAGCTGAgttagaaaaacaacaacaaagtgaCTTTGCAAAGAGAGTCAATGAAATGCAAAAATTCTTACCCTGCCTAGAGCAACGTATTGAAAATGCTACGCAACAGAATGTTAAAGATGAAGAGTTGCGGGGATGGAAGTTACTACGCCAGGTTTTGTGTAGTGAAGAGCAGATAGCTGGCATGAGTGGCAG TTTGACACTTGAGGACCTAGATGAATATGCTGCAATGCTGAGGGACGCGGAAAATGTGCCAACTAAAGCAACATCAACTAAAATATTGGATAGTGGTAAAGAA AGTTCGAAAGAGAATAATACATCTAATAAAGGCGTAACAGGGACTCCATTGAATGATCAAAAGAAGAACGCAGAGACTGATAAAAAAACAAACTGCACCAAAAATTTCAATGAAGAGGCAAAAAAGCCCGAAGATGGAAGCGGAAATAATAAGGAAGTACAAAATGAAGATACAAGTACAAAGCACCTAAACGGTGCTTCGGAAACAACCGCAAGCGATTTCGGCTTAGAAAACAACACCTTAAGAAAAGAGCGCATAGCTTCCACCTCAGATACGAGTTGTGTAGACAgtgaaaacaaaaatgaaagtacAGATACAGCAAGGGCACTACAAAAAAACGGGAACGAAGATTTAGGAGGAGAACAAAAAAGTGAGGTCGTGCCACCAGCAGTTGATAAAGCTCAACAAAATGAAGAGATCTTTGAACCACCAGATGACCTGGAAGAGATTGAATATGAAGGCGTCGAACTAATAAAAATGCCAGAAGAAACTGCCGAAGACGAAATGATTTTGCCTGACTCGGCAGATGAAGCAGACTTTACACTACACGAAAGTGGTAGTGAAGAAGAGGCAGGAGAGGAGGGAGAGGAAGAGGAGGAACAAGAAGAGCACCAGCAGATGGTAAATAAAGATAATGAGCGGCAAGTTGGGGAGGACGATGAGGATGAGGAGCAGCAATTAGAGCCAACGGAGGGCATACATGAGGAGATGAGAGTGGagaaagacgaagaggagatggAAGTAGAAAAGGAAGAGGACGAGGACGGATACGATGATAAAACTGAAAGCAATGAGAACGCCGCTGAAAAATCGGCGCCTTTAATTAATGCAGACAATGAAGTAAGCGGAGATAGCGTGGAAATCGAAAGCGTAAAATACCAAGAGGAAACCACAACACATACCAGTGATAGTAATAGTTGCAAAGATGTAGATGATGTTGAGAATAAAAATGCAAACGATGATAACGCTGCTGCCTCCACAGCAAGTGATGCAGAAGTTGAGGTAATTGAAGAGACGACGACAGCACGCGAAATTGAAGAGGAAGGGAGTAGTAACTCATTACCTGCAGAGCACATTTTTGACTTGGACAGCCAAAGTGGACATACACATGAATCAACTAACGATTGTGATGATCCACTGGGACAAGCAGAAGCAACAAAAGAAAGACAAAATAGCCAAGAAGCGGTTGAAACAACGGGAAGTACGTCAAAGCTTAGTGAGTTACAtaatgacgatgatgatgatgatgacgtggAAATAATTGAATCACGCAATTCGCCTATATGTTTGGATACAGATGATGATGAGGAAGATGCACAAAACGaactaaataaaaaacccaaTACTAGAAgcctaacaacaacaacacctaaAAAAATAATTGATTCACGCAATGCAAACACTATCACAAGAACCAGTATTCAAGCAATTAAACGAACAACTGAGACAATTGATCTACTCGATAGCTCTGACGAAGAAACCCGCAGCAATATGCGACGACACCCAAAGCGCGCAACAAATTTACGTTTGACACTCACTAAATCTTTGGTTAGGATGCCAACAACAGTGCAGCAGAGTACAAGAGGTAGAAAGCGTACACTTTTACCAACCGGGCAAACCCATAAGCCGCTTAAAATAAGTCAAGTATTGTCGGGTGCTGCAGTCCCAGCCAATTGTCGTGCATTTAATTCCAAAACACAGCCAGCAACAAATGCACAAACAACAAACTCAACAAAAAGTGTTCTCCTCTTTCCACCAACCAGCTTCAAACCCACACCGCAATCGAACTTTTTGAATGCAGTCAATCTATTGCCTACAGCTGCCACAACCGGTGATAATCCGCTTGCATTCTCGGCAACACTTTCGAACAAAAATATCATTATCCCAAATGCGTTCTATGCCAATCGTCGTACCACAGCGAAGGAATCAGAGGCAGCCCCAGCACAAAAAGGAGAGTCTAGTACTACCACGTCATTGTCGCCGTCAGCAGCAACTAAAATATCTTCGTCAGAGCCAGCGGCATCTACGCCTGATGCAGCGGTATCAAAAGCTGTGCCCAAAGTACAAACAATAACTGTTACACAACAACAAGAACGCGTCTATCGTGAATGGTTAGATGAATTTATAGACAACTTTGCAAATCCACAACAAATTGCATCACATTCATGTTTGGTACTTTTGCAAAGCGCACTTAAATATAAATCTTTTGCGCGTATCAAAGATTTACGTACTGCACTCAACACGAGGGCATTTACATCTAATAGTATAGCCGATGGGCAGTTAACACGTGAACTACATAACAATTTCTATACACCCGATTGTCGTTTAACAAGCGAAGGCTTTCGCTTTTGTGCCGCTGCATGCACACAAATTGGTAATAATGTAACACTAATGGCAGATGCGCGTACTGGACGTACAACGGTACGTACAAGCATATACGATGAGCTATTGGCAAAATATGGTTTAATCAACAACAGTGGTGCTGGTGGTACGCTATCCGATGATAAACGTAAGCGTTTTAAGGGTGATGACGAATATACACCAGCAAAATATTATGAGAATAAAGTAGACCCGCCAAAAAGTGGAGAACGACGTAAATCATTGCGTCAACATCGTACTCGCTGTTACGACGAAACATACCTGTACGAGCCAGTGGAAGGTGAAATGGATGATGAACCGCTAGCAAATGTAATACGGAAATCTGGTGGTGTTATTAGTAGTAAGAGTAGGCAAGAAGCACAAATGATGGATTTGGTACAACGTAAAGCCGAAGAGAAACGTTTGGAGGCAAAGCGACAGCGCGAACAACAAGTTAAATCATTCGAAAGTGCCTATTTGGAAATGTTTGCCAATACGTTGCGTGACAACAGAAAAGTGTTTGGAAAAAAGGCTCCGGCGGCAGCAGCTGATAGTAGCG AGAGCGCCACATCAAGTCGTCGCTCAACGGACACCAACAACGCACCACAAATTGTCATTGACGACGAAGAAGACGAAGCAAGTTTTGAAGATGATGAACCACGTTCTCATCGTATTTATAAAGTAGTACCCACAAATTTGATAGCCGCACCAAGATACCCTCCAAAACGAGATGATGacaaagaagaagaatttgaaaacatatatGACGATACAGCGCCCAACACTAAAGGCGTCAAACGCGGACGTCCACGCAAACAAGACCACAAAAatatgaaaacacaaaaaaataaaaatgaaccaGAGTTAATTACGTGCGATAGCACTTCGGGTGATTCAAGTGACAATGAATCACCAGAAAATAATGATGCTGCCGATCAGAGTGTACCCAAAAATGTAAATCAAAATTGGCATGCTGGCACAGATTGGTGTAGAATTTGTAATAAACGTATACCACGTACCGTAGCGCATTATGTTAATGAACATCCAAATAATGAAGTTTATATCTCACGGATACAAAAGAATTATTTGACACGTTTACGCCAGCAAGGTGGACAAATATTGAAAATGCATCCATATATCAATGGGCAGGAGCAATATGCGGCAGAATGtgcgttttgtaataaaacatgCTGTTTTAAGATATCTTATTGGTATCAACATTATGCAATGCATACAGGAGAGTATGCTTATCGCTGTAGTGGGTGTAACGTACGTAAGCCAACACGTTCCGCTATGACGGTACATATTAATCAACCATGCCGTAAACGTGGCAAATTACTTGAGGATTATACATATAGTCCACGCTCTAAATATATTGAAGTGCGTGTTTGTAAGTTATGTAATTATACACAATTGAATCAGCGCAATGTGTGGAAACATTTGCGAACACAACACGGTGTTAAACATAGCCAAAAAAAGAATATTGAAAGTATAATATTGCTGCGTATGCCAGAACCAGAGGTGGATGAAATGTTGGAAGATGCTAAAGAGTTTATGGATTTAAGTAGCGGTGGTGATGAAAATGGTGATAGCAATCAAATGGCTATGACATTTAACTATGATAATCTCAATGATGTGGCAGCGCAATTAGATGGTGTTTCTGGTGGTATGTGGGATGATGGTGACCCAACAGATGATTTATCCTATATGATATGCGGCATGCTGGATGTAGAGATGAAGAATGATGCTGTATAA